In Silene latifolia isolate original U9 population chromosome X, ASM4854445v1, whole genome shotgun sequence, the following proteins share a genomic window:
- the LOC141623331 gene encoding uncharacterized protein LOC141623331, with amino-acid sequence MADYEPQPQHHTTIIPKETALQTLNTIIQLHFEKTLEKKRAVDLQKKQLWKLFNHFFLFLAVVFAAQSLSPRLQCRHCWVPIAILSLAHLIFYVSVAQTLRCINGLKYQRRCHKLTLGLATDKLRQLKLGRFYVDGEDGGNINNGNSNEVVYVNGEDYEINYQEPHESYFGKFKRNWGLYFGFLILIYAVMVSSSVVILCF; translated from the coding sequence ATGGCGGACTACGAACCCCAACCCCAACACCACACAACAATAATCCCAAAAGAAACCGCACTTCAAACCCTAAACACAATCATCCAACTCCACTTCGAAAAAACCCTCGAAAAAAAACGAGCTGTAGACCTTCAAAAGAAACAACTCTGGAAGCTTTTCAACCACTTTTTCTTATTTCTTGCGGTAGTTTTCGCAGCTCAATCACTAAGCCCACGTCTACAATGCCGCCATTGTTGGGTCCCAATCGCGATTCTCTCGTTAGCTCACTTGATCTTTTACGTGTCCGTGGCGCAAACCCTGAGGTGCATTAATGGGCTTAAGTATCAGCGGCGTTGTCATAAACTGACGCTTGGGCTTGCGACGGATAAACTCCGTCAACTTAAATTGGGACGCTTTTATGTTGACGGAGAAGATGGTGGTAATATTAATAATGGTAATAGTAATGAGGTGGTTTATGTTAATGGGGAGGATTATGAGATTAATTATCAAGAACCACATGAGAGTTATTTTGGCAAGTTTAAGAGGAATTGGGgtctttattttgggtttttgattttgatttatgctGTTATGGTTTCTTCTTCTGTTGTTATcctttgtttttga